In Epinephelus lanceolatus isolate andai-2023 chromosome 13, ASM4190304v1, whole genome shotgun sequence, the following are encoded in one genomic region:
- the LOC117271040 gene encoding homeobox protein Nkx-2.2a, which yields MSFGTSTKTGFSVRDILDLPDSTGRCGSGTEETEEDDTEEPSAEVSGAENAQKLGFSGRSLCGRGGRSYGRWSRGSGNLHFSLHGISLDSRIESKSPELSTDESPDAERDPAGGTAQKSRGRKRRVLFSKAQTFELERRFRQQRYLSAPEREHLAGLIRLTPNQVKIWFQNHRYKMKRSEHSLQALPLLPARRVAIPLLVRDGKPCDRITAQELEVTLRSGLSLPLCAYSPLLHPAYGPEHPGLPQQHPGVQQLAHMYHWSW from the exons ATGTCTTTTGGCACCAGCACAAAAACGGGCTTCTCCGTGAGGGATATCCTGGATCTCCCAGACTCGACCGGGAGATGCGGCTCCGGGACCGAGGAGACTGAGGAGGACGACACCGAGGAGCCCTCCGCGGAGGTGTCAGGGGCGGAAAACGCGCAGAAATTGGGATTTAGCGGCCGGAGTTTGTGCGGGCGCGGCGGCAGAAGCTACGGCAGGTGGAGCCGCGGATCCGGTAACCTGCACTTCTCAT tacacggcatttcctTGGACTCCCGCATCGAGTCAAAATCTCCCGAGCTCTCTACAGACGAGTCCCCGGACGCGGAGAGGGATCCTGCGGGCGGCACTGCGCAGAAGAGCCGCGGTAGAAAGCGGCGGGTCCTCTTCTCCAAGGCGCAGACCTTTGAGCTGGAGCGCCGCTTCCGGCAGCAGCGTTACCTGTCCGCCCCGGAGCGAGAACACCTGGCCGGGCTGATCCGCCTCACCCCGAACCAGGTGAAGATCTGGTTCCAGAACCACCGCTACAAGATGAAGCGGTCCGAGCACAGCCTGCAGGCGCTGCCGCTCCTGCCGGCGCGCCGGGTCGCCATCCCGCTGCTGGTGCGGGACGGGAAGCCCTGTGATCGAATCACAGCGCAGGAGCTGGAGGTGACGCTCAGGTCCGGCCTGAGCCTGCCTCTGTGTGCCTACTCCCCGCTGCTGCACCCCGCGTACGGCCCGGAGCATCCCGGGCTGCCTCAGCAGCACCCAGGGGTGCAGCAGCTGGCGCACATGTACCACTGGAGCTGGTGA